One window of Dechloromonas sp. ZY10 genomic DNA carries:
- the lepA gene encoding translation elongation factor 4: MDHIRNFSIIAHIDHGKSTLADRIIHLCGGLSDREMEAQVLDSMDIEKERGITIKAQTAALQYKARDGKVYNLNLIDTPGHVDFSYEVSRSLSACEGALLVVDASQGVEAQTVANCYTAIELDVEVVPVLNKIDLPSADPDSAKQEIEDVIGIDATDAVQASAKTGLGVQDILEQVVARVPPPVGDVTAPLKALIIDSWFDNYVGVVMLVRVVDGEIRPKDKLHFMATGANQLCEQVGVFTPKSLQRDVLRAGEVGFVIAGIKELKAAKVGDTITHADRKAVEPLPGFKEIKPQVFAGLYPVEANQYDSLREALEKLKLNDASLQYEPEVSQALGFGFRCGFLGLLHMEIVQERLEREFDQDLITTAPTVVYEVVQKDGSVIQVENPAKLPEISKIDEIREPIIEATIFVPQDFLGNVITLCNQKRGNQVDMHYHGRQVKLVYEMPMAEVVMDFFDKLKSCSKGYASLDYDFKEYRTADVVKLDILINSEKVDALSLIVHRANSQYRGRELASKMRELIPRQMYDVAIQAAIGSHIIARENVKAMRKDVLAKCYGGDISRKKKLLEKQKAGKKRMKQVGSVEIPQEAFLAVLRVDN; the protein is encoded by the coding sequence ATGGATCACATTAGAAATTTCTCGATCATCGCTCACATCGACCACGGCAAATCGACCCTGGCCGACCGGATCATTCACCTTTGTGGCGGTCTTTCCGACCGCGAAATGGAAGCCCAGGTTCTCGACTCGATGGATATCGAGAAGGAGCGGGGCATTACCATCAAAGCCCAGACGGCTGCGCTGCAATACAAGGCGCGCGACGGCAAGGTGTACAACCTCAACCTGATCGACACCCCGGGACACGTCGACTTCTCCTACGAAGTCTCGCGTTCGCTGTCGGCTTGCGAAGGCGCACTGCTGGTGGTCGATGCCTCGCAAGGTGTCGAGGCCCAGACCGTGGCCAACTGCTACACGGCAATCGAACTCGATGTCGAAGTGGTGCCGGTGCTGAACAAGATCGACCTGCCATCGGCCGACCCGGACAGCGCCAAGCAGGAAATCGAGGATGTGATCGGGATCGACGCCACTGACGCTGTTCAGGCTTCGGCCAAGACCGGTCTCGGTGTTCAGGATATTCTCGAACAAGTGGTTGCCCGGGTGCCACCGCCGGTTGGCGATGTCACCGCGCCGCTCAAGGCACTGATCATCGACTCCTGGTTTGACAACTACGTCGGCGTGGTGATGCTGGTCCGTGTGGTCGATGGCGAAATACGTCCCAAGGACAAGCTGCATTTCATGGCCACCGGCGCCAATCAGCTGTGCGAGCAGGTCGGCGTGTTTACGCCGAAGTCGCTGCAGCGCGATGTGCTGCGCGCCGGCGAGGTCGGTTTTGTGATTGCCGGGATCAAGGAGCTGAAGGCCGCCAAGGTGGGCGACACCATCACCCATGCCGACCGCAAGGCGGTCGAGCCGCTGCCCGGCTTCAAGGAAATCAAGCCGCAGGTTTTTGCTGGCCTGTATCCGGTTGAAGCCAACCAGTACGACTCGCTGCGCGAAGCGCTGGAAAAGCTCAAGCTTAACGATGCCTCGCTGCAATACGAGCCGGAAGTCTCGCAAGCGCTTGGTTTCGGCTTCCGTTGCGGCTTCCTCGGTTTGCTCCACATGGAAATTGTGCAGGAGCGCCTGGAGCGTGAATTTGATCAGGACCTGATTACGACCGCACCGACCGTGGTTTATGAGGTGGTGCAAAAGGATGGCAGCGTGATCCAGGTCGAGAACCCGGCTAAGCTGCCGGAAATCTCCAAGATCGACGAAATCCGCGAGCCAATCATCGAGGCAACCATCTTCGTGCCGCAGGACTTCCTCGGCAACGTGATCACGCTGTGCAATCAGAAGCGCGGCAACCAGGTCGACATGCACTACCACGGCCGCCAGGTAAAGCTGGTCTACGAAATGCCGATGGCCGAAGTGGTGATGGACTTCTTCGACAAGCTCAAGTCCTGTTCCAAGGGCTACGCCTCGCTCGACTACGATTTCAAGGAATACCGCACGGCCGACGTGGTCAAGCTCGACATCCTGATCAATAGCGAGAAGGTCGATGCGCTGTCGCTGATCGTTCACCGCGCCAACTCGCAGTATCGCGGCCGCGAACTGGCCTCGAAAATGCGCGAACTGATTCCGCGTCAGATGTACGACGTGGCGATCCAGGCCGCCATCGGCTCGCACATCATCGCCCGTGAAAACGTCAAGGCCATGCGCAAGGACGTGCTCGCCAAGTGTTACGGCGGCGACATCTCGCGGAAGAAGAAGCTGCTCGAAAAGCAGAAGGCCGGCAAGAAACGGATGAAGCAGGTCGGCTCGGTCGAAATTCCGCAGGAAGCCTTCCTCGCCGTGTTGCGTGTCGATAACTAA
- a CDS encoding SoxR reducing system RseC family protein yields the protein MNRHAEQSTTVRGVVRAVEGTVALVEVEQGGCGRCHEEGGCGGQNLTQMFCSGPKSYRVDNALGAQPGERVLIAVPAGSVRRTANLAYGLPLLGIIGGAALGTAFAADLGGVLGALLGGGLVFAWVRRKTAVGSGNFSPRPHIVDRLDS from the coding sequence ATGAATAGGCATGCAGAACAAAGCACCACGGTGCGCGGCGTCGTGCGCGCAGTCGAGGGAACGGTCGCGCTGGTCGAAGTCGAGCAGGGCGGCTGTGGTCGTTGTCACGAAGAAGGTGGCTGCGGCGGGCAGAACCTGACCCAGATGTTCTGCTCCGGCCCCAAGTCCTACCGGGTGGACAATGCCCTCGGTGCCCAGCCCGGCGAGCGCGTGCTGATTGCCGTGCCGGCCGGTAGTGTCCGGCGGACCGCCAACCTGGCCTACGGCCTGCCGCTGCTTGGCATCATCGGCGGTGCCGCACTTGGTACTGCCTTCGCGGCCGATCTGGGTGGCGTCCTCGGAGCGCTGCTGGGCGGTGGTCTGGTCTTTGCGTGGGTCAGGCGGAAGACTGCGGTCGGCTCTGGGAATTTTTCGCCGCGTCCCCATATCGTAGACCGTCTTGATTCCTGA
- a CDS encoding DegQ family serine endoprotease, with product MKRLLAFFAFFLACSLAVAQGRNLPDFADLAEKQGPAVVNISTTQTVRRGGQMSPFPFDENDPAFEFFRRFIPLPPGGTVPREFENKSLGSGFIISADGYILTNAHVVDGADEVTVRLTDKREFKAKIIGADKRTDVALIRIEAANLPVARLGDPQKLRPGEWVVAIGSPFGFENSVTAGIVSAKGRSLPQENYVPFIQTDVAINPGNSGGPLFNMNGEVVGINSQIYSRSGGYMGVSFAIPIDVAMEIQSQLRASGKVARGRLGVVIQEVSKELADSLGLAKPMGAVVNAVEKGGPADKAGLEPGDVILKFDGRPINASADLPRIVGATRPGTRALAQVWRKGGTREIPVVVGEMQEDKSAGRNVRPQRPTELAANRLGLVLSEPSPEQKRELKLAAGLIVDEIRSTAPRSDLRVGDVILAVISRGATTELKSVEQFNKLLQQFEKGSNVTLLIRRGELQTFITIKGINGSN from the coding sequence ATGAAACGCCTGCTTGCGTTTTTTGCCTTTTTCCTTGCCTGTTCTCTGGCTGTCGCGCAGGGAAGAAACTTGCCGGATTTTGCCGATCTTGCCGAAAAGCAGGGGCCGGCCGTGGTCAATATCAGTACTACGCAAACCGTTCGACGTGGCGGCCAGATGTCGCCTTTCCCTTTTGATGAGAACGATCCGGCTTTTGAGTTTTTCCGTCGCTTTATCCCCTTGCCGCCGGGCGGGACGGTGCCGCGTGAGTTCGAAAACAAGTCCCTGGGCTCTGGATTCATCATTAGTGCCGATGGATATATTCTGACCAACGCCCATGTGGTCGACGGGGCTGACGAGGTGACGGTCCGATTGACCGACAAGCGCGAGTTCAAGGCCAAGATCATCGGTGCCGACAAGCGCACCGATGTTGCGCTGATCCGGATTGAAGCAGCCAATTTGCCAGTGGCGCGACTGGGGGATCCGCAAAAATTGCGCCCGGGTGAGTGGGTGGTGGCCATCGGTTCGCCCTTCGGTTTCGAAAACTCGGTGACGGCCGGGATCGTATCGGCCAAGGGACGTTCGTTGCCGCAGGAAAACTACGTTCCTTTCATCCAGACCGACGTGGCGATCAACCCCGGCAATTCCGGCGGTCCCTTGTTCAACATGAATGGCGAAGTGGTCGGGATCAACTCCCAGATTTACAGCCGCAGTGGCGGTTACATGGGGGTTTCGTTCGCGATCCCCATTGATGTCGCGATGGAAATTCAGAGCCAGTTGCGCGCCAGCGGCAAGGTTGCTCGTGGCCGGCTCGGCGTGGTCATTCAGGAAGTCAGCAAGGAGTTGGCCGATTCGCTGGGGCTGGCCAAGCCGATGGGGGCAGTGGTCAATGCCGTTGAGAAGGGCGGCCCGGCAGACAAGGCAGGGCTGGAGCCGGGCGACGTGATTCTCAAATTCGATGGTCGGCCGATCAACGCCTCTGCCGATCTGCCGCGGATTGTCGGCGCCACCCGCCCGGGAACCCGAGCGCTCGCCCAGGTCTGGCGCAAGGGCGGGACTCGTGAAATTCCGGTCGTGGTCGGTGAAATGCAGGAGGATAAATCGGCTGGGCGCAACGTCAGGCCACAGCGCCCGACGGAGTTGGCGGCCAATCGTCTTGGTCTGGTGCTGAGCGAGCCTTCCCCGGAACAGAAACGCGAGCTGAAACTGGCGGCCGGTCTGATCGTCGATGAAATACGCAGCACCGCACCGCGTAGCGATCTGCGTGTTGGCGATGTGATTCTCGCGGTGATCAGCAGGGGGGCAACGACCGAACTCAAAAGCGTCGAGCAGTTCAACAAGCTGCTGCAGCAGTTCGAAAAGGGCAGCAATGTGACCCTGCTGATCCGGCGTGGCGAACTGCAGACTTTCATCACGATCAAGGGTATCAACGGAAGCAACTGA
- the lepB gene encoding signal peptidase I, whose amino-acid sequence MNFALILFVLLVLTGLLYAVDVLKFRKLRAPGGKEPLWVEWGASFFPVILIVFVLRSFLFEPFKIPSGSMIPTLLIGDFILVNKFTYGIRLPVINKKIISINDPQRGDVMVFRFPEDPSLDYIKRVVGVPGDTIAYQHKKLTINGQLVPMKKLEDFQHRERLYYSEQYSAKMGEVEHRLLNDSDAPEFIPDASRFPFRENCSYNAAGVVCKVPPGHYFMMGDNRDNSRDSRSWGFVPEENIVGKAFFIWLNLSDLGRIGSFK is encoded by the coding sequence ATGAACTTCGCACTGATTCTTTTTGTGCTGCTGGTGCTTACCGGCCTGCTTTACGCGGTCGACGTCCTGAAATTCAGGAAATTGCGGGCACCGGGTGGCAAGGAGCCGTTGTGGGTCGAGTGGGGCGCCAGCTTCTTCCCGGTGATCCTGATCGTCTTCGTGCTCCGTTCCTTTCTCTTTGAACCGTTCAAGATTCCTTCCGGTTCGATGATCCCGACGCTGCTGATCGGTGACTTCATCCTGGTTAATAAATTCACCTATGGCATCCGTCTGCCGGTGATCAATAAAAAGATCATCAGTATCAATGACCCGCAGCGTGGCGATGTGATGGTCTTCCGCTTCCCGGAAGACCCGTCGCTCGACTACATCAAGCGGGTGGTGGGCGTGCCCGGCGACACCATTGCCTACCAGCACAAGAAGCTGACGATCAATGGCCAGCTGGTGCCGATGAAGAAGCTGGAGGATTTCCAGCATCGTGAGCGCCTGTATTACTCCGAGCAGTACAGCGCCAAGATGGGTGAGGTCGAGCATCGCCTGCTCAACGATAGCGATGCACCGGAGTTCATCCCTGACGCCAGCCGCTTCCCGTTTCGCGAAAATTGCTCCTACAATGCCGCAGGCGTGGTCTGCAAGGTGCCGCCCGGGCATTACTTCATGATGGGCGACAACCGCGACAACAGCCGCGACAGCCGTTCGTGGGGCTTCGTGCCGGAAGAGAACATTGTCGGCAAGGCCTTCTTCATCTGGCTGAACCTCAGCGATCTGGGCCGTATCGGCTCGTTCAAGTAA
- the rpoE gene encoding RNA polymerase sigma factor RpoE, with amino-acid sequence MSEREIDQVLVEQAQGGDQRAFDQLVGKYQRKLGRLLSRMIRDAAEVEDVTQEAFIKAYRALPSFRGDSAFYTWLYRIGINTAKNYLVSQGRRAPTSTEFDADEAETFEDATQLRDINTPESLLLSKQIGQTVNAAMEALPEELRTAIVLREIEGLSYEEIAGIMDCPIGTVRSRIFRAREAVAGKLRPLLDTSPDRRW; translated from the coding sequence ATGAGTGAGCGCGAAATCGATCAGGTGCTGGTCGAGCAGGCGCAGGGCGGTGATCAACGCGCCTTCGATCAGTTGGTGGGCAAATACCAGCGCAAGCTGGGGCGTCTGCTTTCGCGCATGATTCGCGATGCCGCCGAAGTCGAAGATGTAACCCAGGAAGCCTTCATCAAGGCGTATCGTGCCTTGCCGTCGTTTCGCGGCGACAGTGCCTTTTATACCTGGCTCTACCGCATCGGCATCAATACCGCTAAGAACTATCTGGTTTCGCAGGGGCGGCGTGCGCCGACCTCGACCGAATTCGATGCCGACGAGGCGGAGACCTTCGAGGATGCGACCCAGTTGCGTGACATCAACACGCCGGAAAGCCTGCTGCTGTCCAAGCAGATTGGTCAGACCGTGAATGCAGCGATGGAGGCTTTGCCTGAGGAGTTGCGTACGGCCATCGTGCTGCGCGAGATCGAAGGCCTTTCCTACGAAGAGATTGCCGGAATCATGGATTGCCCGATCGGAACGGTACGTTCGCGGATTTTCCGCGCCCGCGAAGCGGTTGCCGGTAAATTGCGGCCCTTGCTCGACACCTCGCCGGATCGTCGCTGGTAA
- a CDS encoding DUF4845 domain-containing protein has protein sequence MRKQKGVSLGGLLMLLVLLLPVGLVGLKTVPTVIEYYAILKDAKAAIAQVGPEATVADVRRAFDKYAEIDNLPFKSADLQIGKEGNRIVASFAYEKVIPLFGNVSLLIDYRGTTAGK, from the coding sequence ATGCGCAAGCAGAAAGGCGTCAGCCTGGGCGGGCTGTTGATGCTGCTGGTCCTGTTGCTGCCGGTTGGCCTGGTCGGCCTCAAAACCGTGCCGACAGTGATCGAGTACTACGCGATCCTGAAGGATGCCAAGGCAGCGATCGCCCAGGTCGGTCCCGAGGCGACCGTGGCCGATGTACGCCGGGCTTTCGACAAGTACGCCGAGATCGACAATTTGCCATTCAAGTCGGCAGACTTGCAGATCGGCAAGGAAGGCAATCGCATCGTCGCTTCCTTCGCATACGAGAAGGTGATTCCGCTGTTCGGCAACGTTAGCCTGTTGATCGACTATCGCGGCACCACCGCCGGCAAATAA
- the nadB gene encoding L-aspartate oxidase, protein MQTFDALIIGSGLAGQSAALRLAEHCRVALVSKRRLEDSASGWAQGGIAAVLDSRDSIEAHIEDTLIAGAWLNDRSATRFVVENGRRAIEWLIDQGVPFTQDESGYHLTREGGHSARRVIHVADATGLAVQDTLTRKVRQHPNITILEDHIAIDLITSEKLGLPEQRCLGAYVLDTRNGEVLTLGAGNTLIATGGAGKVYLYTTNPDTSTGDGIAMAWRAGCRVANMEFIQFHPTCLYHPQAKSFLISEAVRGEGGLLRLPDGTRFMLDHDERAELAPRDIVARAIDFEMKKRGLDCVYLDISHKGDDFIRAHFPNIHARCLELGIDITRDPIPVVPAAHYTCGGIVSDLRGRTDVPGLYVAGEASCTGLHGANRLASNSLLECLVFSEAAVSDMLAAPPAPLPTLPSWDDSRVTDADEEVVISHNWDELRRFMWDYVGIVRTNKRLKRAKHRIGLLKREIDEFYANFRVSHDLIELRNLVVTAELIVRCAMQRRESRGLHCSRDYPELAAKPRNTVLKRRRPG, encoded by the coding sequence GTGCAGACATTCGATGCCCTTATCATCGGCAGCGGCCTGGCAGGTCAATCTGCCGCGCTACGCCTCGCCGAACACTGCCGCGTGGCGCTAGTCAGCAAACGGCGCCTGGAGGATTCGGCGTCCGGTTGGGCACAGGGTGGCATTGCCGCCGTGCTCGATAGCCGCGACTCGATCGAGGCGCATATCGAAGACACCCTGATCGCCGGTGCCTGGCTGAACGACCGCAGCGCAACCCGTTTCGTGGTTGAAAACGGTCGCCGCGCCATCGAATGGCTGATCGACCAGGGCGTTCCTTTCACCCAGGATGAATCCGGCTACCACCTGACTCGCGAAGGCGGCCATAGCGCCCGCCGGGTGATCCATGTCGCCGACGCCACCGGCCTTGCCGTCCAGGACACGCTGACGCGCAAGGTTCGCCAGCACCCGAACATCACCATCCTCGAAGATCACATCGCCATCGACCTGATCACCAGTGAAAAACTGGGGCTACCGGAACAACGCTGCCTGGGCGCTTATGTGCTCGATACGCGCAATGGTGAAGTACTGACGCTGGGTGCCGGCAACACGCTGATTGCCACCGGCGGCGCGGGCAAGGTGTATCTGTACACTACCAATCCCGACACCTCAACCGGCGATGGGATCGCGATGGCCTGGCGTGCCGGCTGCCGGGTCGCCAATATGGAATTCATCCAGTTCCATCCGACCTGCCTCTATCACCCGCAAGCCAAGTCCTTCCTGATTTCCGAGGCAGTTCGCGGCGAAGGCGGTCTATTGCGGCTGCCCGATGGCACGCGCTTCATGCTCGATCACGACGAGCGGGCCGAACTGGCGCCGCGCGATATCGTCGCCCGTGCCATCGACTTCGAAATGAAAAAGCGCGGGCTGGACTGCGTCTATCTCGACATCAGCCACAAAGGCGACGACTTCATTCGCGCGCATTTCCCGAACATCCACGCCCGTTGCCTTGAACTGGGTATCGACATCACCCGCGACCCGATTCCGGTGGTCCCGGCCGCCCACTACACCTGCGGCGGCATTGTCAGCGACCTGCGCGGACGGACCGACGTTCCCGGTCTCTACGTCGCCGGCGAAGCCTCTTGCACCGGCCTGCATGGCGCCAACCGCCTGGCCTCGAATTCACTGCTTGAATGCCTGGTATTCTCCGAGGCTGCGGTCAGCGACATGCTCGCCGCTCCGCCAGCCCCCCTCCCCACCCTGCCCTCCTGGGACGACAGCCGGGTCACTGATGCCGACGAGGAAGTGGTGATCTCGCATAACTGGGACGAACTGCGCCGCTTCATGTGGGACTACGTCGGCATCGTGCGCACCAACAAGCGCCTGAAACGGGCCAAGCACCGGATCGGTCTGCTCAAGCGCGAAATCGACGAGTTCTACGCCAACTTCAGGGTCAGCCACGACCTGATCGAATTGCGTAACCTGGTGGTTACCGCCGAACTGATTGTGCGGTGCGCGATGCAACGACGCGAAAGCCGTGGCCTGCATTGTTCGCGTGACTACCCGGAACTGGCTGCAAAACCGCGCAACACCGTCCTCAAACGACGCCGCCCCGGCTGA
- a CDS encoding protein YgfX: MQFPVHIGLHRSFLLCYSLLLLSLPVLMLVLLAPHPWFWRLLYACLWLLLLITAWCAWSKQPQSLILQADGLIRLADEECGRKVLDGACVHPWLTVFRLENGKKRPLTVVVTVDSLNPEDFRRLRVFLRWRRPLSRGGVV, from the coding sequence GTGCAGTTTCCGGTACACATCGGACTGCACCGTTCTTTTTTATTGTGTTATTCCTTGCTGCTGTTGAGCTTGCCGGTTCTGATGCTGGTCCTGCTGGCGCCGCATCCGTGGTTCTGGCGGCTGCTCTATGCCTGCCTCTGGCTGTTGCTGCTAATCACAGCCTGGTGCGCCTGGTCAAAGCAGCCGCAGAGCCTGATTTTACAGGCTGACGGTTTAATCCGCCTGGCAGATGAAGAATGCGGGCGCAAGGTGCTCGATGGTGCCTGTGTGCATCCTTGGCTGACGGTATTTCGTCTGGAAAACGGCAAAAAGCGACCGTTGACCGTGGTGGTCACAGTCGATAGCTTGAATCCGGAGGATTTTCGCCGCTTGCGGGTTTTCCTGCGCTGGCGGCGGCCGCTCAGCCGGGGCGGCGTCGTTTGA
- a CDS encoding glutaredoxin family protein — protein MSIELTLISRGYCHLCHDMEEALNPLAAEFAATVSVVDVDADPALEAKYDELVPVLLHGDHELCHYFLDVAKVREYLAGIR, from the coding sequence ATGAGTATCGAACTGACGCTGATCAGCCGTGGCTACTGCCACCTCTGCCATGACATGGAAGAAGCCCTGAACCCTCTGGCGGCAGAGTTCGCGGCAACGGTCAGTGTGGTCGATGTCGATGCCGATCCGGCGCTGGAAGCAAAGTACGACGAACTGGTGCCGGTCTTGCTGCACGGCGATCACGAACTCTGTCACTACTTCCTCGATGTCGCCAAAGTCCGTGAATATTTGGCGGGAATCCGCTAG